In a single window of the Elaeis guineensis isolate ETL-2024a chromosome 4, EG11, whole genome shotgun sequence genome:
- the LOC140857452 gene encoding UDP-glycosyltransferase 86A1-like encodes MESIVMERHTRCSQVLNSTRNALRSLQYLIYVSFWTEPATALTLFYHMDLLATNGHCPENRKDTITYIPGVQAIEPTDLMSYLQFDVPQVLRQILSKAVEETKEADFLLCNTVEELELEAISALQREKKFYAVGPIFPADFTRSTVAANLWTESNCSQWLDSKPEGSVLYISFGSYARVSKRDLEEIAYGILDSKANFIWAIRRTS; translated from the exons ATGGAAAGCATAGTAATGGAACGGCACACCAGATGCTCTCAAGTACTGAATTCCACCCGCAATGCGTTAAGAAGCCTCCAATACCTCATCTATGTCTCATTCTGGACCGAACCTGCTACCGCCTTAACTCTCTTCTACCACATGGACCTTCTCGCAACTAATGGCCATTGTCCAG AGAATCGCAAAGACACCATAACATACATACCTGGAGTGCAAGCTATCGAGCCGACCGACCTCATGTCGTATCTTCAATTTGATGTACCTCAAGTGCTGCGCCAAATACTTTCCAAGGCAGTGGAAGAAACCAAGGAGGCAGACTTCCTGCTATGCAACACGGTGGAAGAGCTCGAGCTGGAGGCCATCTCGGCGTTGCAGAGGGAGAAAAAGTTCTACGCTGTGGGACCGATCTTTCCAGCGGACTTCACCCGGAGCACGGTTGCCGCGAATCTATGGACCGAATCTAATTGTTCCCAGTGGCTCGATTCTAAGCCAGAAGGCTCCGTCCTGTACATCTCTTTTGGGAGCTATGCCAGAGTTAGCAAGAGAGACCTGGAGGAGATAGCATATGGGATTTTAGACAGCAAGGCGAACTTCATATGGGCCATTCGGCGGACATCGTGA